A region from the Aegilops tauschii subsp. strangulata cultivar AL8/78 chromosome 5, Aet v6.0, whole genome shotgun sequence genome encodes:
- the LOC120964717 gene encoding uncharacterized protein — protein sequence MTHLLVAVDKFMKWIEARPIKKLNGPAAVSFIADITVRYGIPHSIITDNGTNFTKGALAHFCMTQGIRLDLASVSHPQSNVQVERANNLILSGIKPRLVEPLERSAGCWIEELPAVLRSLWTMPNRSTGFTPFFLMYGAEAIIPTDIKFDSPRVTLDTEAEAKEAHEDGVDLLEEARLLALSQSAINQQSLRRYHNKKIKPRAFREVDLILRLI from the coding sequence atgacccatctgctGGTTGCCGTGGACAAGTTCATGAAGTGGATTGAGGCGaggccaatcaagaagctgaatggcCCCGCAGCTGTCTCATTCATCGCGGACATCACCGTTCGATACGGCatcccgcacagcatcatcaccgacaatggcacaaacttcaCCAAAGGTGCCTTGGCCCATTTCTGCATGACGCAGGGCATTCGACTGGACCTCGCGTCGGTTTCTCACCCGCAGTCAAATGTCCAGGTGGAGCGAGCAAACAACCTCatcctatccggcatcaagccaCGGCTGGTCGAGCCACTAGAGCGCTCGGCTGGCTGCTGGATCGAGGAGCTACCGGCCGTCCTTCGGAGTCTCTGGACTATGCCAAACAGGTCAACCGGCTTCACACCTTTCTTCCTCATGTACGGGGCCGAGGCCATCATCCCAACAGATATCAAGTTCGACTCGCCTCGCGTCACCCTGGACACAGAGGCAGAAGCAAAGGAGGCACAtgaagacggcgtcgatctgctcGAAGAGGCCCGGCTGCTAGCACTCAGCCAATCCGCCATCAATCAGCAGAgcctgcgccgctaccacaacaaGAAGATCAAGCCGCGTGCCTTCCGCGAGGTCGACCTTATACTCCGACTGATctag